Genomic window (Amyelois transitella isolate CPQ chromosome 31, ilAmyTran1.1, whole genome shotgun sequence):
GTTTGTTTTGTCAGttgtcaatgtcaatatttgtgggacaaaataaaaataaataaataaattcttttgtgGAATAAAAGGCAATTTcatcaattatatttaatatttatttagtttaataattATGAGTAAAACGCCGTGTCGATGCTGCCTTATCCGACCTCCAGACAAAGATCtgaagcaaatatacaaataccTCGGAAGAACCGAAGTTTACGCTGATATGCTAAAGGAATGCTTTGAAATTCAtgtaagatttttgttttctaaatCATGTACATAtctgtttattaattaatttaaaagcttttattgtTCTCTTATCTCGACTTCAAGATCCAAAATGAAGCAAGTAAGGTCTTTTGTTCATATTATTTCATCGCGGTAAaattaatcatacatacatactatacaatcacgtctatatcccttgcggggtagacagagctaacggtctcggaaagaccacgttcacctgtttggcttatagtagaattgagatagtacaaatagtgacagcttgccagcccattgcctaaTAGGAGActtccaagtttaaaagcctttaacgacatccatgggaaagagatggagtggtcctattttttttttgtgctgagaaccacacatctcaaaataaatcatatcatatgtatgtattggacCTGCCAAAATGCCCTTGAAACCATAGAATACAATACAGAATATATCCCAGATCTTGCCTATATCCCAGATCTCCCCCCAAAAAACTTGCGGACCCAAATCAGCTGAATGTGAAGGGGCAgaatttagataattttaaaacttggtcataaatatatgaaaacttGCCTCATGTCATTATTAATAActactaattattttataactttcagCTTAAACTCAGTGATGTCGAACGTGACAGTGGTATATGTGAGACATGCGTCACTCGGCTACGAGACTCGTACGAGTTCAAGCAGCAAGTGCAACAGTGTCAGAAGGAGTTCCAGAAGACACTCACGGCTGGAGTTGACATCAAAGGTGACATTTCTTTTGTctagtgtagtttgttccgcctcTTGATTTCATAtgtgctttggaagcggttttagttataattagatttaagtgatgtgacgtcaataagtgatacgttgtgtccaattttgaaaataaatctattctattctattctgttctttGATTCACTTTCTGCTTAAATTTAGTGTTGGTGAATGTAATAATggtacaggttcaaatcccaactCCATTTACAAAtgagttataaaataaataaaataaaatccattTATTTCAGGCTACTGATAGGCCCATAATACaagagaaaatacaaaatcatccatattcacattaaaatcaatcaagtaATGTACtccattttaaatcaaattaattcaattaaatcaagttatgtatgttaattttgttgtaCATATTGTATTTTCGTTGGTGCTATAACAACAAAtgttagaaattaaaaatatatataattaaggttTACAATACCCacattattagtttttttttgtcgtaTTTTTTGctgaatattaatataaacagGTGGATGCTTATAATTTTTCCAGAGAATATACCCATATATTatgtttcaatttaaataactataaagCGATTATTTAAGGTATGTTCATGTGAACATACATTAACATAATGGCGTTAACTTTTGCTTAGCCCCAAGCAACCAAAAAAAtggttaaaaattacattgtaaattttttgtttttttgcatAGTAAAGTCCCAAGTCAAAGTTAACAGGtgataattttgtttgatCTCCATTACAGATGAGAAGGCGGCTATTGTCAAAGAAGAGGTAACGGATCCCGATGACGAGAACGACATATTTTTCATgggtaacatacatacttataatcacgtacattagtttgaatactgaCCAATGCTCTTATATTAAGGGGAAAACATCTAGGACATTGGCACATTCAGGCGACTTGATGGgtaaccatgatcaatccaatatgggttaggttctcctgcaaaggttgtagaggtcagatgggaggtGCTTCAtgataaaaacctgactcaatctaggatccatggtcaatggCATACACCGAGTTACTCTCCAAAGTGGTGGAATAGGGATGGAACTGGGACTTAAGTCTGGAGGAAGtggaaaacatacatataataactatatccctagcagggtagacagagccaacagactaacaaagccacattcagctgtactGCTAAATGATGttaataagattcaaatagtgacaggttgctagccaatcccctaaaagaagaaacccaacgAAATaagggtgccgtgtggttcccggcaccaatagaaaaaagaataggagcactttatctctctcccatggatgtcataaaaggcgactaaggggtgggcttataaacttgggattcttcttttaggcgatgggctagcgacctgtcactatttgaatctcaattctatcttaaagccaaatagctgaacgtggcctatcagtctttttaagactgttggctctgccttccccgcaatgatatagacgtgattatatgtatgtatgtatgtttgcctaatctgcacgggaagagaagaATTGCGCCCACAATACGTTTTATTTCCTCTATTCTCTagaattaaaagaagaatactcAGATTACGACATGAAGGACGAGGACGATAAGAATCTGGCGGAGATACTGGGCTTCTCGGACGTCGCggcgaagaagaagaagaagaagaccaGCAGAAAGCTGGATCTGAAGAAGAGTCACGGTGAGTGATTAATTATATCTTCACTTACGCTTTTGTCCGCAGCATTGACGGGGGGATTTTTGCGCCATTTATagtaaaaagcgacgaattgaaattttaatgtcaCTTAATATAAAAGCGACGAAATTAGCACCACTTACAATAGGCATCGAtttaaacgccacctacacAAAAGGGATGAATTTAACGTcaactacaaaagaatacaggtttttcgcaaatcccacgaaAGTTTTTACCGTTCATTACTAGGTTAAATGTTgattcatttataaatgtgaatgaagcgaaagacgtatgcaaagatcgtggcaagtggaaaaatgtagtctctgtctaccgctctgggaaaaaggcgtgattttatataggtatgtatgtatgtataaaagttgATTAAACAAGatgtaatttaatgaaatagcAGATTTGGTAGCTAGCTGACTacaacataaatatagtcGCTTCCGAGCCCCCTTCCTCCGACGCCAAACTCGTAAGcatacatcccttgcggggtagacagagccaacaatttgaaaagactgataggccacgttcacctgtttggcttaatgacagaattgagattcaaataatgacaggttgctagcccatcgcctaaaaaaagaatcccaagttaataagcctaacctttatcgccttttacgacatccatgggaacgagatggagtggcccaattcttcttctttctttttttattggtgccgggatccacacggcacggcgtcacctagtaattattttattgttttcagaTCGCAAAGCGAAGAAGATGCTGACGGGCCCTTTGAAAATATCTCTCAGGGCGCTCTCGGAGAAGTTGAAAAGTCCGGTCATTTCCGACATCCGCTTCCTCAGCGAGAACAAGAAGCACAAACTCAACATTGAAAACGTACTCAAATACTCAAATGCGACGCCATTTTCCAACAAAACTCTGTCGGGCATAGTCTGCGCGTACTGCAAAGAAACGTATAAGAACCCCGAAGACTTGCGCATTCACACACAAGACACTCACAAGAATTCAGAGCTGAACGACAACAAACGCATAGACAAGAACAACTTGTCGATAAAAATGGACATCACTAATCTAAAATGCAACATTTGTAACACGAATGTCGATGTTATATCGAATCTGAAAACACATTTGGTCAAGGAGCacgatataaaattttatccgGACGTATACGATTATATATTGGAATTCAAACTAACGGCCGACGACATAATGAATTGCGCATTGTGTCACTCCACGTTCGAAACGTTCAAAATGTTGTTACAACATATGAACGGCCATTATAGGAACTACATATGTGATGTTTGCGATCTGgggtttataaacaaacatagaCTTAAGAACCATCAAAGGACGCACGAGTTGGGGACATTCAAGTGTACGTTTTGCGATAAAGTTTTCAGTACACGCGTGAGGAAAGTGTGTCACGAGAAATACACGCATAACACGAGTGCCCGTTATACAACCAACTGTCCGCATTGCGACAAATCGTTCACGAGTTACTATCAGAGGAACAGACACATGTTTCAAGAGCACAACACCGCGGCCGCGTCTTACAAGTGCAATATATGTGATAAATCGTTCATTTTGAAGTCGAAATTGACGtctcatataaaaaaagtgcATTTAATGGAGCGTAATCATATCTGCGCGGAGTGCGGTCAGGGATTTTTCATTAAACAGTCTTTAGATGAACATATGATTAAGCATAACGGTGAGAGAGTGTATAAATGCACGGTGTGCCATAAAGCGTACGCTAGGAAGAAAACTCTGAGGGAGCATATGAGGATACATAATAATGACAGGCGTTTCAAATGTGGAGTTTGTGGGCTGGCGTTCGTTCAGAAGTGTAGCTTAAAGAGTCACATGCTGTCCAATCATGGGATTACTTTAGCGGAGTTCGAATCCGCTAGAGCTGATATAATTAGCCCGTAAGATATTGAGGGtagtttaacaaaattaacttattagTTAAAAGTGGTTTTGTTGGGACTAgataatcttatttatttttttttgttcacttCAATAGGACAATTTCTGTAGGCTATTTCTGCCGTAAAAAGTCATATTGTTTGACGTGAGTTAAACTTTTTCGCTTTTTTAAGGTGGCCCTGGTGGCCCTGCCTCGTGACGTGACCGAATATTAAgtagttgattttttttattataaaagaaaaccaCTTTGATACGTTAAAATCTAAAGATAATTTCGCTGTTTTAGAAAAAATCTGTCTTTTGTTGCCCTGGTGGCACAACCGTGTTCTcgaaaaatctatactaatattataaagctgaagagtttgtttgtttgtttgaacgccctaatctctggaactactggttcgaattgaaaaattctttccATGTTTATTAGACCACTTATCGAGGAAGCTTAAGTTTaccatcacgctgcaactattaggagcgatgaaataatggagaatgtaaaaaaacggggaaaattattcctccttgagggcttcgatgatacccaaaataactattccacgcgggcgaagtcgcgggcatagctagtaATTACTAACACGCTTACGTGTAAGGTAAAGCTGTGGAcaccatattatttatttatagttgttacaaatatttttttatctggattaaaaataaatttaatacgaaaaaatgtatgcaaaatttattcatatcaaATGTGAAAAGATCATAGCGTGATTATCCTAATCAAACTGATTTGTGATTAGGATAATGACGTTATGGTCTATCCGTATGTTCTAATGCCTTGTGGCGTTATTATTTTAGGTGCAATAAAGTTCTATTAAGTTTTACTGTTTATATGTTACCGTTAGATGGTTGTATCATATCGCGCTACTGcgatttcaatattattttgtgcGTAACATTTCATCGGAAAGAATTGcaataaattgtattgtagTTTTCAGTACATCCAGCCGTTTCTTAGCTTTgctaaaaatgtaaatacgtatatatataatattaatatatatatataatattatattatagtgttatattgtattaaataaggtttatttacatcaaactttttataaatttaaatagagcGCTAGATTGTTCTTTGTATTTGAAATTGGTTGTATTTTGATTAAGGCATTCCTCTATTATAGGGAATTGAACGTTGGAATTGTGACGTCATCACGTCATAACCTTAGCCTAGTGTTTCAGATATCTTGGATAtaatatcttcttcctcccgGCTTTGTCCTCAcgactctggagaggagcccggggtatgcatttgaccgtggatcctggattgggtgagtcaggttttaacacgaagcaactcccatcagacctccgcaacatttgcagggaaacctaacctgtattggatcggtcatggttacacatccagttgcctgaatgtgcaggtttcctcacgaggttttccctcgccgtaagagcatcggttgaTGTTCAAACTATTTCCCTGTCGCCACGATCCTAATAGAAGGAATGCCTTGGTCAAATTTTGTGtataaatgaatgatttaAAGTAATATGTTGATTAATATAGTTCTTCCAgtgttttgtttgaaattgtataagtcctatttattatttgttacaataaaagattttatttataaatatagtttattacTCTCAAATACCACTACAAACATGACATACATCGTGACGTTCCTAGCATCTAGGTTGCTATaacatcgccttaaagaagaaattCAATTTACTTAGCTTTTCCCTTTATTGCTTTGTACAATTGGCACGGGAAGCAGTCGGTACCAGCCTTGTTTTTTCTCCGCTATTAAACTCGCATGGAAAGTGAGCATATATATACCTTCATAtggtcacggctatatcccttgcggagtagacagagccaacagtcttaaaaagtctgaatggccacgttcagctataagCATAGGTATATCGGGGAGAatatgacatacatatgtacataaatcacgcctctttcccggaggggtaggcagagaacacatctttccacttgccacgatccctgcacacttatttcgcttcatccacattcataactcttcatgcaagctcgtcggtttcgggtactcttgacctgaccctttgctagaacgtctccgatttgatcaaggtacgttcgtctaggccttcccacacCAACAGCCCCATTCACacttcctttgtatatttgtttaaaaaatatgagatattaaaaaaaacaagcaaataaattaacttaattttattaagtaaaatttatatgtaaagcataaatacaaatatgatACTTCATGTACATAGCACTCTATCACAGATTAACATAATCTAAGTCACATTAAAAGTAACTTGTTTCGCCCGCTATTTACAAATTCAATgacttgtggcgacatctatcTATACGTCACAATACCGGAAATCCTGAATCGTTTTCCACGATACTCTCCGACCCTAACAGAGACGTTGATTTTCTCATAATTCTCTCTTCATTTTCCAAAGAACATTTCTATTCCAAAGTCTGTCTTGTATGAACATAGGTAGACAAAACACAAAGTTTCAAATATAAGACATATTTTTCCTGGAATTCaagatggcctctgtggcgcatcGGTagtgcttgtctgtgacaccggaggtcccgagttcggTCCGGGCAaggcataatgagaaacgaacttccTTGCGCGTATCTTGTTAAAACGACCGGCGCATTTGAACTGCGTTActatatactatgtagtgaaatTGTAACCGCACGCGTGAGGCCGTCGCTGACTATGAAATCAGCCTTAGCTCGTGATACTGGGGCTTTGATAATTTACGACACAGAAGTAATGTCACAAGCGGCCATTGTGATACCATGATTCGACAGCAAATGGCTTTTCAGACTGCATTTCTGCACGAACGACAACCCGCAGACCTCACACTTAAACCTCCTATCGTTATTGTGTATTCGCATATGTTCCCTCAAGGTATATTTCCTGGCATACGACTTATGACACACTTCACATGAGAATGTCCGCTCTCCGGTATGTTTCACCATATGAGCTTTGAGCGCTTTCTTACTGAAAAACCTATAGCCACACTCCGTACACTGACAGTTCCGTTCCATCAAATGACTCTTCTTTATATGATACATCAGAAGAGATTTCAACGCGTACTCCTTGTCGCAAACGTTACACTTGTACGGAGTTTCAGAATTGTGCACTTTGATCAAATGTTGATTACGCTGATAGTAACTCCGGAATGACTCATTGCAGTACGGACAGTTAGCGATGCTGCGGTTACCCAAATGTTTAGTTTTCTCGTGATAATGCTTTTTTGTCTTGTTGGAAAATACTTTCTCGCAATGATCACATTTGAAACTGCCCTCCTGGTGAGTGACTCGGTGGGCGTTCAAAGATCTTCTGGTCGCAAATGACGTATCACAATTGCTGCACGTGTAGTTCCTGTAATGTTTGTTCATGTGTTGTTTCAACATCTTGAAAGTCTCGTAAGTGGCTGAACACATAGCGCAGTCGTACACTTCGCCTTTCTTCAACTTGAACTGCTGCAAGTGGTCCTTAATATCTTCATGGATGATTTTCTCATGGGTTTTCATTAAATGCTCTTTTAATTTGGCGAGATCGTCTTTCCTCTCGTCACATAACGTGCACACCAAGTCTGTTATATCCAGTTTCACGTTGTATTCAAAGTCGAAATTCGCCTTGTACTCGAGCCGCTCCATTTTATGATTAGAATCCGTGTGACTTCTCAAATCCAACGGATCTGGGTAAGTACTGTCGCAATATCCGCACTGGTAACCCAAAAGATTCTTGTTTTTGAACGGTAAAGCATTCGAGTATTTTAATATAGTCATAAGATTTTCTCGGTGTTTGATTTTGTGTTGATTGTTGGTCGCAGTCcaggttatatttattttactgtcaTTGTCACGAGATATGGTCAATTTGGACTTGCTGGCCTTGACTGCCCTGCTGCTTTTCCTCTTGTCTGGCGGGTCCGTCGAatctaaaaaaacatataaattttattgaattaacgtaacacaagtttatgTACCTTGCGGAgctgacagagccaatagtatcGAAAAACTCGAAGGTCACATTCAGTTCAATAGCtcagaaacttgggattattcttttcgTGTTCTTCAGAGACTTTCTAAAGAAAGGTATAGAGAAGAATTTACTCTAAACcgacaagcttgcatgaagagagtaatgcggatgaagcgaaagaggcgtgatttgtgaagaataaatgtatgtaagacGAAATATCCCAAGATTCCATCCATTCCGGGATGCatccagctgaatgtggcctttcagactagTCTGTCTTACAtttgagggataaagacgagacatttttatgttaaaagaaGTTATCATtaatagctgtgcccgcgacttcatccgcgtgaaatagttattttgggcatcattgaagccctcaaagatatacagggtgacttttaattcaactgcattaatttaactgttaagtttaCTCATCtcaaggatatttaaaaactttaaaagaaaaatatcggttcatatttcagaaagtacgaaaaaaaataaaagtatcaaaatccacgatcctaaatacgtaatatcactgagctgagcgatctcgacaactctgtactttacttgatcttgatactagaaaaataatttatttttcagacatttatttacatatttagttttaatttctttttgtgcgtgtgacgtagtttttgagggtttttaaaatgtgaaaatgatgacgtttaatttaaataaaaataggctcaaacggcacagaagcatgggtatagtctatgtttaaaaggatgcagttgttttaaatgtcaccctgtacagttttccccgtttttttttcacatttttcattatttcttctctCCTTattgttgcagcgtgatgttatataacctaaagccttcctcgataaataatctattcaacacaaaaagaattttttaattcgaaccagtatttcctgagattagcgcgttcaaacaaagaaacaaacaaactctatataatattagtatagaagaAAGAGTAAAACAACTTACTTATAGAAGTGGTGAGCCTGTTGACtaatgttttgattttctGCGACTGCCAAGTTTCTTTCTTTCCAGATTTCTTCACGGAAACTTTTTTCTTCTCCGTCTTCTTCTTCGGTTCTTCATATTCGACCTTGACGTTTCCAACGACTTCATCCTTTGCTGAAACTGGATAAAACAAGTAGTTTATATGTTGTTTTGTTACCTCATAATCATCACTCTAGAATTTAGTCTACATATAtcgtactagctgtgcccgcgacttcgtccgcgtggattagttattttgggcatcattgaaaccctcaaggatgaatgtaaaaaaaaattcgccgatttttttacattctccattatttcatctctcctaatagttgcagcgtgatgttatatgtaCAGCCTAAAACCTTTCTCGAAaaatggtcttttcaacacaaagcatttttcaattcgaaccagtagttcctgagattagcgcgttcaaacaaacaaactcttcagctttataatattagtatagatgtgtaaaaacctgacataTCCACTTCAGCACTCGCAGCgagacacgcgcgacgccggtAATGCTGCCATACCACACATAAAACATACCTGCGTCTGATAGGAAATAGTCATCAGAGTCATCGTCATTCTGCGGTGGCTCCAGTTTGATGTCAACGGGTTTTTCatctgaaattttaaaatattccacCATACAAATccaaacatatattttaaacatgaaAGTGTGCTTGAAAAGGTGACACAAAATGCAACCCagcttatataaataaatgcgaaagtgagtttatttgttacctcttTATGAGTTACCtcttgaaatatcacataataatatatgtatgtatacatatataattaaatctcaatctgaatttaaatctcaattctatcattaggccgaacagctgagcgtggccttttagtcttttggtgactgtcggctctgtctgcccggTGGGGAATATAGCCGTGATAATACGTTATGTTAAAAGTCTGAAGAAATACAAGGGATATTTTTCATCacggtaaaaactatatttatctTGGTATTAgcaaaaaaatctgtattcttTTAAAGGTGGTGATTAATTCAATGCTCTAGGACCTAGAGCATTGAATTAATCGCCACCTTTACACCTAGAGTCTAGGTAAtatcgtcgctttttgtagatggcgctaaatcacgcgggcgaagttgtGGCTAAAagcaagtacatacataataaccagccaaaaataaaatgtcaataaGTACATACCACTAATTTGTACATCCGTTGCCACCTTCAGAAGCTGCTGTTCGTTGTGCAGCACGAGCTGTTTGAAGCTGCAGGACCGGCGGAGCAGCTTAATGCACTCCTCACAGATGGCGCTACTGCTGTGTTCTGTCATTCTCAGCTGGAATATCAGTCATGATCATTTAACATTAACAGCTTATTTGAGTGAAGGCATAATTCATACTATTGAATATGAAGTGCAGAGTTCAAGAAGtagttattagttttttttttagattgatctattttgagtttttttaagtacaaCATTGGTTCAGTAGGTATTACTCACAATGTTGGACCATGTAAAAGATGtctttaacaaataattattatatttttttgtgctgtaaatatattttccagtGTCCTAGATTAATATAGTAGAAATAAATACTACTATATTACTCTTTTATTttcccgaaaccgccgagcttgtatgaagagagttatgaatgtggacgaagcgaaagaagtatgcagagatcgtggcaagtggaaagaggtagtctctgcctacccctccgggaaagaggcgtgattttatgtatgtatgtatgtatgtatgtactctttTATAACAAGagattttcttatttactttaacaGTATTGGGACAAGGAATAGGAAAGgaatatgaaatataattaaattaaaaatgaaaaactatTCAATTCACATATTGTTCAAACGCATTTGCTAGATGGGTCCAGACATACATTGTAAACTTAGcatacaatacaaaattaagcttctttcccggaacaacagctgaatgtggcctatcagtctttccaagacatATATTCCTAGGGGGGTAAACcaaaactacatctttccacgatccttgcatacttatttcgcttcatccatattaatAATCTGTTTATGCAAGTTCGTCGgcttcgggtactcttgacctgatctgTGAACTCTACAGATTTTTTATCCTTACCACTATGTTAAAACATTCGTGCAGCATTTCAGAATACACTTCTTTTTTATCTAGCCAGATGTAACTTTTGAATAAGTCTTTGTGAACGCCCGAAGAGAGACAGCAGCGGCAAGCATTTAGAGACTCCATCGTTGTAATTTGATTCTTTAAAGTTgtgttaaaatattcttaattgtAGGTCCgcatttgaaaattataataagatgttatagattatataatacaaatcGCACTTCAAAATATGAAcactaatatatatatccataatacattatcatttaataaattaaataaatagaaaagaattttataatgaaaattgtCAACAATCAACTACTGACAATTCAGTTAGACCGCTGACAGCCATGACAGTgactttttcaagttaagTGTTGCCAGCGCGAGAGGCATACCTCAGGGTAATCAAAGGCATGCATTTGTACTcaagtaatgtttttaaatctgtgacTGGTacgaaataaaacacataataTGCGAACATATGGAAAAACTGGCTCAATTTAATTCGTTTGCAGTAGagatagaaaatttatttatttgatttttcacACACAAACTCTAATAACTAACTCTTTGTTGTTAATCAAGACTTGAGTTTTTCGCAAGATTactgttgaaataaaaaatatatacctacttagtgATTGTCAAAAATTCCTGGGGACATATTCACAAACGTTGAAAGGCAATATGTATCTTGCCATAAGGCAAGCTGTCTTTCTTTCTAGCTTTGAGATAAGCAGCAGAGAGAGAGTAGATAAGATATATTGCCTAAGTTGTTGCCTAATAAGGGAACGTTGAACGTTAattattgtatgtaggtactaaaaaTTGAACATTGTCTGTCATTCATGGTTCTATAGTTATGCACTCTAAGACAAAAGAAATCGAGTAATTTTGACGAGTTTTTAAAAGTGGAACATATTGCATAATGTCACGATTGTTTCGCTGGCCATCCTCACCTACCGTAATAAGTTTATGCCTGTGTTCAGTGCCCACGTGCCCTCGTGATGCATGTATGATGTCTGCATGTTTATAAAGCGAGATAAGAATGGATAAGAGCGCCGTTGCCCAATCACGTGGTGGCGGCACCAATT
Coding sequences:
- the LOC106130079 gene encoding zinc finger protein 808 is translated as MSKTPCRCCLIRPPDKDLKQIYKYLGRTEVYADMLKECFEIHLKLSDVERDSGICETCVTRLRDSYEFKQQVQQCQKEFQKTLTAGVDIKDEKAAIVKEEVTDPDDENDIFFMELKEEYSDYDMKDEDDKNLAEILGFSDVAAKKKKKKTSRKLDLKKSHDRKAKKMLTGPLKISLRALSEKLKSPVISDIRFLSENKKHKLNIENVLKYSNATPFSNKTLSGIVCAYCKETYKNPEDLRIHTQDTHKNSELNDNKRIDKNNLSIKMDITNLKCNICNTNVDVISNLKTHLVKEHDIKFYPDVYDYILEFKLTADDIMNCALCHSTFETFKMLLQHMNGHYRNYICDVCDLGFINKHRLKNHQRTHELGTFKCTFCDKVFSTRVRKVCHEKYTHNTSARYTTNCPHCDKSFTSYYQRNRHMFQEHNTAAASYKCNICDKSFILKSKLTSHIKKVHLMERNHICAECGQGFFIKQSLDEHMIKHNGERVYKCTVCHKAYARKKTLREHMRIHNNDRRFKCGVCGLAFVQKCSLKSHMLSNHGITLAEFESARADIISP
- the LOC106130077 gene encoding zinc finger protein 25, with the translated sequence MESLNACRCCLSSGVHKDLFKSYIWLDKKEVYSEMLHECFNIVLRMTEHSSSAICEECIKLLRRSCSFKQLVLHNEQQLLKVATDVQISDEKPVDIKLEPPQNDDDSDDYFLSDAVSAKDEVVGNVKVEYEEPKKKTEKKKVSVKKSGKKETWQSQKIKTLVNRLTTSINSTDPPDKRKSSRAVKASKSKLTISRDNDSKINITWTATNNQHKIKHRENLMTILKYSNALPFKNKNLLGYQCGYCDSTYPDPLDLRSHTDSNHKMERLEYKANFDFEYNVKLDITDLVCTLCDERKDDLAKLKEHLMKTHEKIIHEDIKDHLQQFKLKKGEVYDCAMCSATYETFKMLKQHMNKHYRNYTCSNCDTSFATRRSLNAHRVTHQEGSFKCDHCEKVFSNKTKKHYHEKTKHLGNRSIANCPYCNESFRSYYQRNQHLIKVHNSETPYKCNVCDKEYALKSLLMYHIKKSHLMERNCQCTECGYRFFSKKALKAHMVKHTGERTFSCEVCHKSYARKYTLREHMRIHNNDRRFKCEVCGLSFVQKCSLKSHLLSNHGITMAACDITSVS